Proteins encoded within one genomic window of Acidicapsa ligni:
- the purB gene encoding adenylosuccinate lyase: MIDRYTLPAMGRIWTEENKYSCWLQVESAASTILAEDGVIPPAAAEAIAAKASFDVGRIQAIEAEVKHDVIAFTTAVSESLKAQGLDAESRWLHYGLTSNDIVDTAQALQIKEASSLIRTALVEFIAVLKKRAIEFKHTPTIGRTHGIHAEPTTFGLKILNWFAEMERNLVRFDAAAEDMRVGKLSGAVGTFGHLKPEHEERICARLGLKPAPVATQVIQRDRHAAYISVLALIGSTLDKIAVEVRHLQRTEVREAQEYFSEKQKGSSAMPHKKNPITSEQISGLARVLRSNAQAAFENIALWHERDISHSSVERVIFPDSTILTHYLLAKTTNLIDKLLVYPARMQRNLESTGGLIFSGQLLLDLSEAGMMREDAYRLVQSHAMRSWKEDLVFRDEVARDPEIASLLAADQLAETFDMTRQLGNVDAIFTRVLGE, encoded by the coding sequence TTGATCGATCGCTATACCCTGCCCGCGATGGGCCGCATCTGGACCGAAGAAAATAAATATAGCTGCTGGCTCCAGGTGGAGTCGGCTGCCAGCACCATCCTGGCTGAAGACGGGGTGATTCCCCCTGCGGCCGCTGAAGCGATTGCAGCCAAGGCGAGCTTCGATGTGGGGCGCATTCAGGCCATTGAGGCCGAGGTGAAGCATGATGTCATCGCCTTCACGACCGCCGTTTCCGAATCGCTCAAGGCGCAGGGGCTGGATGCTGAATCGCGCTGGCTGCACTATGGACTTACCTCGAACGACATTGTGGACACCGCCCAGGCGCTCCAGATAAAAGAGGCGTCGAGCCTGATTCGCACCGCGCTGGTTGAGTTTATTGCCGTGCTGAAAAAGCGGGCAATCGAGTTCAAGCACACGCCGACGATTGGCCGTACACACGGCATCCATGCTGAGCCGACGACCTTTGGATTGAAAATTCTGAACTGGTTTGCCGAGATGGAGCGCAATCTTGTTCGCTTCGATGCGGCAGCCGAAGATATGCGCGTCGGCAAGCTATCAGGCGCGGTGGGCACGTTTGGACATTTGAAGCCGGAGCATGAAGAGCGCATCTGCGCACGTCTCGGACTGAAGCCTGCTCCTGTGGCTACGCAGGTGATTCAGCGGGATCGTCACGCGGCGTATATCTCGGTCCTGGCGCTGATTGGTTCCACGCTGGATAAGATTGCTGTCGAAGTTCGCCATCTGCAGCGCACCGAGGTGCGTGAGGCGCAGGAGTATTTCAGCGAGAAGCAGAAGGGTTCTTCTGCGATGCCGCACAAGAAAAACCCCATCACTTCGGAGCAGATCAGCGGTCTCGCCCGCGTGCTGCGCAGCAATGCGCAGGCGGCATTCGAGAATATTGCCCTGTGGCATGAGCGGGATATTTCTCACTCTTCTGTCGAGCGCGTGATCTTTCCTGATTCGACGATTCTGACGCACTATTTGCTGGCGAAGACGACCAATCTGATCGACAAGCTGCTGGTCTATCCGGCGCGGATGCAGCGCAATCTTGAGAGCACTGGCGGGCTTATCTTCAGCGGGCAATTACTGCTCGATCTGTCTGAGGCCGGCATGATGCGCGAGGATGCGTACAGGCTTGTTCAGAGCCACGCGATGCGCTCGTGGAAGGAAGATCTTGTCTTTCGCGACGAAGTAGCTCGCGACCCGGAGATTGCTTCTTTACTGGCGGCTGATCAGTTAGCCGAAACATTTGATATGACCCGCCAGTTAGGCAATGTCGATGCGATCTTCACACGCGTGCTGGGCGAGTAA
- a CDS encoding glutaredoxin family protein has protein sequence MAHMDVLMYSAPWCRDCRETKRYLDSHGIAFTEIDIETVPGASDEVLRRVGKRAIPQLVLDGEWFQPYKPGRGILYDELDEKFGIKTRL, from the coding sequence ATGGCTCACATGGATGTTCTGATGTATTCCGCTCCCTGGTGCCGCGACTGCCGCGAGACCAAGCGCTATCTCGATTCGCATGGCATTGCCTTCACCGAAATTGATATCGAAACTGTGCCTGGAGCTTCTGACGAAGTGCTGCGTCGCGTCGGTAAACGAGCCATTCCGCAGCTTGTTCTCGACGGGGAGTGGTTCCAGCCTTACAAACCGGGCCGGGGCATTCTGTATGACGAGCTCGACGAAAAGTTTGGAATCAAAACGAGGCTGTAG